DNA from Roseimicrobium sp. ORNL1:
CAATCGCCCCTTCTGCCGTGCCGAGACCCGTGCTCGCGGAAATCACCGCCTTCTTGTCCCCGCTTCCGCTCACTGCGGTGAAGAGCCGGCCACCGCCGGACGCCTCCAGGTACCTCCGCCCGTCCTCCTTCGTGGTCAGCAGGAATGTCGCATCCCCACCCAGCAGAGGTGCCACCACATACCCTCCCTCGAACGTGTGAAAATTGATGCCCTTGGCATCGCTCGTGTCGAACTTGTACACCAGCACCTGCCCCATCCCCACTCCGGGCAACAACAAGGCCGCCAGCAGGAAAATCCACGAAGTGATAGAGTTAAACCAGCGCAACATGGGCGCCAGTCTAGGGGGACGCTAGAGAACTGTCAATCCACGCACCGTTGAGGAATCGACAGATAAAGAAAGTGGCCGGTCGCGTGCCTCTCACTTCACACCTCGCCAGGCCAGACCGTGCGATCAGTCTGCCCTGCGGATCTTCCGCTTCAAGCAGAGACCCACGAACTGGATCACCAGGCCGGACACCACTGCAACCGCACCCGGTTTGATCTGGGTGCCCGCCAGCACCTTCTTGAGGTCCGGCATGGGCATGCCCTCCGCCGTGGCCTCTTCAAACTTCCGGCCCAGTTCCTGCAGGGTGGACCACTGATCCCACGCCATCCAGCCGAGGGCTCCGACGGCGACCAGCCAGCAAATCCAGCCAAAGACCGGCTTCGGCACCCACGACATCCCCACCACCGCCACCGAGGCCGCGATCATCACCATCGTGAACGTCCGGCTGATTTCGAACAGGTTGATGGTCTGCAGCCCGGGAATGTTCAACGCCACCTCGCGGGCACCCCACACCAACATGGCCGCCCCCATCAGGGCCAGGACGAAACGAAAGAAGGGCGGGCGGAGGGACATGTCTCGATGCGGATGAAACTCTTTCCTTTTCCTGGCTGGCTGGGTTTCGGTTTCACCCCACTGGGAGGTTTTTGCAAGTGATGTCAGCAGAGTGCTCATGGGAGTAGCCCCCCGTCCGGCGCACTCCTGGCGGTCGAAATGCGCCGGTGGGGGTTTGGGGAACCGCCATTCCCATCGCCGAAAACAGCAGTTCCTTAGTGACTGCATTTGGATTTCCCAACGATTGTGACAGGACTTTCAACATTCCTTCGGGGACAAGGGTCACAATGCCCTGACATTGTCCGAAATCCCCAAGTGCCCCGGGGGCAAGGGCAGGCAAAAAATATCGTGGCTCCGGGCCATACTTCGCGTATGCTTGATACCCGGGCAGGCTCGGTTCCTGCTGTCTCCGAGGCTCCGGTCCAGTTCCCTTCCCCGCCATGAGTGACCACTATACGACCTCATCCTTTCCCAGCACCACGACTGGCCGGGGACAACACGACCCCAATTTCGTCACGCGCTGGGACGTCGTGAATCGCGCCAAGGATGGCGCTGACAGCAAGGAGGGCCTGAGTGCGCTGGAGGAGATCTGCCGTATTTATCGGCACCCCATTTATGTCGCTCTCCGCTTCAAGCATGGTTACGAGCACCATGACGCGGAGGACATCGCGCAGTCATTCATCACGTGGCTCATCCACGGCGGCTACCTGCGCCGCGCGGATCCAGAGAAGGGACGATTCCGCTCCTTCCTGCTGAGCTACCTGGACAACTACGTTTCCAACCATCGCCGCAAGCAGCAGGCGCAGAAGCGCGGTGGGCGCATCGTGCACGTGGCTGCGGAGTTCCCCAGCGAGACGAACCGCACCGCGGTGGAACCCCGGGACGAAAACACTCCGGACAAGGAATTCGATCGCGCATGGACCGTGGCC
Protein-coding regions in this window:
- a CDS encoding sigma-70 family RNA polymerase sigma factor, with the protein product MSDHYTTSSFPSTTTGRGQHDPNFVTRWDVVNRAKDGADSKEGLSALEEICRIYRHPIYVALRFKHGYEHHDAEDIAQSFITWLIHGGYLRRADPEKGRFRSFLLSYLDNYVSNHRRKQQAQKRGGRIVHVAAEFPSETNRTAVEPRDENTPDKEFDRAWTVATFREALDRLRAKFTAENRGEEFETLQEFLLRKRGEGESYSTAAAKLGITEVNMRQRVSRFGRKFRQTLEEVIKPMVAEKELDDELSYLWRCFEK